The proteins below come from a single Alligator mississippiensis isolate rAllMis1 chromosome 2, rAllMis1, whole genome shotgun sequence genomic window:
- the PPP1R13B gene encoding apoptosis-stimulating of p53 protein 1 isoform X6, which translates to MWMKRKHQRVKLQVGNPRVELTFSELQDMAARQQQQIENQQQMLVAKEQRLRYLKQQERRQQQSISESEKLQKLKERVETQETKLKKIRAMRGQVDYSKIMNGNLSTEIEHISAMFQEKQQELQAAVLKVDQLTQQLEDLRKGKLNGFQSYNGQMTGPAAVELKKLYQELQIRNRLNQEQNSKLQQQKELLNKRNTEVAMMDKRINELRERLYKKKVEARQKENIPLNRINGTSSPQSSLSASGRVAAVGPYIQVPSAGSYAVPVDPVKPQSLTIASSSTHGRSKSDGGKISKVHGSWTESDLDAGPDYSSSGQSTNCEKQFLDSTEGNWPTLKQSSAPVVKPSQLSNADWKESSMDTALKQGTISSQPLPSSLLGSTDKLGLDMGKVPPTIPGVSKQLPQNYGTYPSPIPLGTSSTNSLERRKDGSLPRPGSSIISRQRSVPLPPSSNIHQPSSSQQIQQRISVPPSPTYQPSGPPLFPGGDGRPDLPLTVAIRPFLADKGSRPQSPRKGPQTVNSSSIYSMYLQQATPPKNYQQAVYNTLNKSVKAVYGKPVLQSGSTSPSPLPFLHGSLPAHPSSQPQSQPQAELTEKDQELENIPSSGENSNVENIPRPLSPTKLTPIVHSPLRYQSDADLEALRRKLANAPRPLKKRSSITEPEGPSGPNIQKLLYQRFNTLAGGIESAPFYQPSNAQDFIGILADVDNGNTSTNGNIEEPISVQPTVPLPDEPPPSSDANDNELPSPATEELISIETTNQTSETTEDSNNNPAILPSTEQPPSPVPEVSSPVEDEVPVPPAVPPPLPPTKRTNLKKPNSERTGHGLRVKFNPLALLLDASLEGEFDLVQRIIYEVDDPSKPNDEGITPLHNAVCAGHHHIVKFLLDFGVNVNAADSDGWTPLHCAASCNSVHLCKLLVESGAAIFASTISDIETAADKCEEMEEGYIQCSQFLYGVQEKLGVMNKGVVYALWDYEAQNNDELSFHEGDAITILRRKDDNETEWWWARLNDKEGYVPKNLLGLYPRIKPRQRTLA; encoded by the exons GTTGGGAATCCACGTGTTGAGCTCACATTTTCAGAGCTTCAAGATATGGCTGccagacaacaacaacaaattgaAAATCAGCAGCAAATGTTGGTTGCTAAG GAACAACGCTTACGTTATCTGAAGCAGCAAGAACGTCGTCAGCAGCAGTCCATTTCTGAGAGTGAAAAGCTTCAAAAACTTAAGGAACGAGTGGAGACCCAGGAGACAAAGCTGAAAAAAATCCGTGCCATGAGAGGGCAAGTGGACTATAGCAAGATCATGAACGGCAACCTGT CTACTGAAATTGAGCACATCAGTGCAATGttccaggaaaagcagcaggagctacAAGCTGCAGTGTTAAAAGTGGATCAACTCACTCAGCAACTGGAAGACTTGCGGAAAGGGAAATTGAATGGCTTCCAGTCTTACAATGGACAGATGACAGGGCCTGCAGCTGTAGAACTAAAAAAGTTGTATCAGGAGCTGCAG atccgTAACAGGCTTAATCAAGAACAGAActccaagctgcagcagcagaaggaaCTTTTAAACAAACGCAACACGGAGGTGGCTATGATGGACAAGCGAATCAATGAGCTGCGCGAGCGCCTGTACAAGAAAAAAGTTGAGGCACGTCAAAAAGAAAACATCCCT TTAAATCGTATTAACGGAACCTCATCGCCACAGTCATCCTTGAGTGCTTCAGGAAGAGTAGCAGCAGTGGGACCTTACATCCAGGTTCCCAGTGCAGGCAGTTATGCTGTACCAGTGGACCCAGTGAAACCACAGTCTCTCACCATTGCTTCCAGTTCAACCCATGGAAGATCAAAATCTG ATGGTGGAAAAATAAGCAAGGTGCATGGCTCCTGGACAGAGTCAGATCTTGATGCTGGGCCTGACTACAGCTCTTCCGGGCAATCTACAAACTGTGAAAAACAATTTCTAGACT CTACTGAAGGAAACTGGCCAACACTTAAGCAAAGCTCAGCCCCTGTCGTAAAACCCTCCCAGCTCTCCAACGCAGACTGGAAAGAATCAAGCATGGATACAGCTTTAAAACAAGGAACTATATCCAGTCAGCCTTTGCCATCTTCTTTATTAGGAAGTACTGATAAGCTG GGCCTTGATATGGGGAAGGTGCCACCAACCATTCCTGGTGTGAGCAAGCAGTTGCCTCAAAACTATGGGACCTATCCAAGCCCTATTCCTTTAGGAACAAGTTCTACAAATTCTCTGGAGAGGCGGAAGGATGGCAGCCTGCCAAGACCTGGTTCCAGTATAATAAGTCGGCAAAGATCTGTTCCATTACCACCATCAAGCAACATACATCAACCCAGTTCCTCACAACAGATCCAACAGAGAATTTCCGTACCTCCTAGCCCTACATATCAGCCTTCTGGCCCCCCCTTATTTCCTGGAGGAGATGGAAGGCCTGACCTTCCTTTAACTGTGGCTATCAGACCTTTCCTAGCTGATAAAGGATCAAGGCCTCAGTCTCCCAGAAAAGGACCACAAACAGTAAACTCAAGTTCCATCTACTCAATGTATCTTCAGCAAGCAACCCCACCCAAAAACTATCAACAAGCTGTATACAACACCCTAAATAAGTCAGTAAAAGCAG tTTATGGAAAACCTGTTCTACAATCTGGCTCAACTTCTCCATCACCTTTACCATTCCTTCATGGTTCTTTGCCTGCACACCCTTCTTCACAGCCACAGTCTCAGCCTCAGGCTGAGCTCACTGAAAAAGATCAAGAGCTAGAAAATATTCCTTCCTCTGGTGAAAATAGCAATGTAGAAAACATTCCTCGCCCTCTCAGTCCTACCAAGCTTACACCTATTGTCCATTCACCCCTCCGATATCAAAGCGATGCTGATCTTGAAGCTCTTAGAAGAAAATTAGCCAATGCTCCCAGGCCATTAAAGAAGCGTAGTTCTATCACTGAACCTGAAGGACCCAGTGGGCCAAATATACAGAAGTTATTGTATCAGCGTTTTAATACACTTGCTGGAGGAATAGAAAGTGCTCCGTTTTATCAGCCAAGCAATGCACAGGACTTCATAGGCATCTTAGCAGATGTTGATAATGGAAACACTAGTACCAATGGCAATATTGAAGAACCTATTTCTGTGCAACCTACAGTTCCTCTTCCTGATGAACCTCCTCCTTCATCAGATGCCAATGATAATGAATTACCTTCTCCTGCCACTGAAGAATTGATCAGTATTGAAACCACTAACCAAACCTCTGAGACAACTGAAGATAGTAATAATAATCCTGCTATACTCCCTTCCACTGAGCAGCCACCTAGCCCTGTACCTGAGGTTAGTTCCCCAGTAGAAGATGAAGTTCCTGTGCCAccagctgttcctcctcctcttcctcca ACCAAACGTACCAACCTGAAGAAACCTAATTCTGAGAGGACAGGACATGGTTTGAGAGTGAAGTTCAATCCTTTGGCCCTCTTGCTTGATGCTTCTTTGGAGGGAGAATTTGACCTGGTACAAAGGATCATATATGAG GTTGATGATCCCAGCAAACCCAATGATGAAGGAATTACCCCTTTGCATAATGCAGTATGTGCTGGCCATCACCACATTGTAAAGTTCCTGCTTGATTTTGGTGTAAATGTGAATGCAGCAGACAGCGATGGATG GACACCTTTGCATTGCGCAGCTTCTTGCAATAGTGTTCACCTCTGTAAACTACTGGTGGAATCTGGGGCAGCAATTTTTGCTTCAACTATAAGTGATATAGAAACTGCTGCAGACAAGTGTGAAGAGATGGAGGAGGGTTATATTCAGTGTTCCCAGTTCTTGTACG
- the PPP1R13B gene encoding apoptosis-stimulating of p53 protein 1 isoform X7, giving the protein MRNLQLKAMNKVGNPRVELTFSELQDMAARQQQQIENQQQMLVAKEQRLRYLKQQERRQQQSISESEKLQKLKERVETQETKLKKIRAMRGQVDYSKIMNGNLSTEIEHISAMFQEKQQELQAAVLKVDQLTQQLEDLRKGKLNGFQSYNGQMTGPAAVELKKLYQELQIRNRLNQEQNSKLQQQKELLNKRNTEVAMMDKRINELRERLYKKKVEARQKENIPLNRINGTSSPQSSLSASGRVAAVGPYIQVPSAGSYAVPVDPVKPQSLTIASSSTHGRSKSDGGKISKVHGSWTESDLDAGPDYSSSGQSTNCEKQFLDSTEGNWPTLKQSSAPVVKPSQLSNADWKESSMDTALKQGTISSQPLPSSLLGSTDKLGLDMGKVPPTIPGVSKQLPQNYGTYPSPIPLGTSSTNSLERRKDGSLPRPGSSIISRQRSVPLPPSSNIHQPSSSQQIQQRISVPPSPTYQPSGPPLFPGGDGRPDLPLTVAIRPFLADKGSRPQSPRKGPQTVNSSSIYSMYLQQATPPKNYQQAVYNTLNKSVKAVYGKPVLQSGSTSPSPLPFLHGSLPAHPSSQPQSQPQAELTEKDQELENIPSSGENSNVENIPRPLSPTKLTPIVHSPLRYQSDADLEALRRKLANAPRPLKKRSSITEPEGPSGPNIQKLLYQRFNTLAGGIESAPFYQPSNAQDFIGILADVDNGNTSTNGNIEEPISVQPTVPLPDEPPPSSDANDNELPSPATEELISIETTNQTSETTEDSNNNPAILPSTEQPPSPVPEVSSPVEDEVPVPPAVPPPLPPTKRTNLKKPNSERTGHGLRVKFNPLALLLDASLEGEFDLVQRIIYEVDDPSKPNDEGITPLHNAVCAGHHHIVKFLLDFGVNVNAADSDGWTPLHCAASCNSVHLCKLLVESGAAIFASTISDIETAADKCEEMEEGYIQCSQFLYGVQEKLGVMNKGVVYALWDYEAQNNDELSFHEGDAITILRRKDDNETEWWWARLNDKEGYVPKNLLGLYPRIKPRQRTLA; this is encoded by the exons GTTGGGAATCCACGTGTTGAGCTCACATTTTCAGAGCTTCAAGATATGGCTGccagacaacaacaacaaattgaAAATCAGCAGCAAATGTTGGTTGCTAAG GAACAACGCTTACGTTATCTGAAGCAGCAAGAACGTCGTCAGCAGCAGTCCATTTCTGAGAGTGAAAAGCTTCAAAAACTTAAGGAACGAGTGGAGACCCAGGAGACAAAGCTGAAAAAAATCCGTGCCATGAGAGGGCAAGTGGACTATAGCAAGATCATGAACGGCAACCTGT CTACTGAAATTGAGCACATCAGTGCAATGttccaggaaaagcagcaggagctacAAGCTGCAGTGTTAAAAGTGGATCAACTCACTCAGCAACTGGAAGACTTGCGGAAAGGGAAATTGAATGGCTTCCAGTCTTACAATGGACAGATGACAGGGCCTGCAGCTGTAGAACTAAAAAAGTTGTATCAGGAGCTGCAG atccgTAACAGGCTTAATCAAGAACAGAActccaagctgcagcagcagaaggaaCTTTTAAACAAACGCAACACGGAGGTGGCTATGATGGACAAGCGAATCAATGAGCTGCGCGAGCGCCTGTACAAGAAAAAAGTTGAGGCACGTCAAAAAGAAAACATCCCT TTAAATCGTATTAACGGAACCTCATCGCCACAGTCATCCTTGAGTGCTTCAGGAAGAGTAGCAGCAGTGGGACCTTACATCCAGGTTCCCAGTGCAGGCAGTTATGCTGTACCAGTGGACCCAGTGAAACCACAGTCTCTCACCATTGCTTCCAGTTCAACCCATGGAAGATCAAAATCTG ATGGTGGAAAAATAAGCAAGGTGCATGGCTCCTGGACAGAGTCAGATCTTGATGCTGGGCCTGACTACAGCTCTTCCGGGCAATCTACAAACTGTGAAAAACAATTTCTAGACT CTACTGAAGGAAACTGGCCAACACTTAAGCAAAGCTCAGCCCCTGTCGTAAAACCCTCCCAGCTCTCCAACGCAGACTGGAAAGAATCAAGCATGGATACAGCTTTAAAACAAGGAACTATATCCAGTCAGCCTTTGCCATCTTCTTTATTAGGAAGTACTGATAAGCTG GGCCTTGATATGGGGAAGGTGCCACCAACCATTCCTGGTGTGAGCAAGCAGTTGCCTCAAAACTATGGGACCTATCCAAGCCCTATTCCTTTAGGAACAAGTTCTACAAATTCTCTGGAGAGGCGGAAGGATGGCAGCCTGCCAAGACCTGGTTCCAGTATAATAAGTCGGCAAAGATCTGTTCCATTACCACCATCAAGCAACATACATCAACCCAGTTCCTCACAACAGATCCAACAGAGAATTTCCGTACCTCCTAGCCCTACATATCAGCCTTCTGGCCCCCCCTTATTTCCTGGAGGAGATGGAAGGCCTGACCTTCCTTTAACTGTGGCTATCAGACCTTTCCTAGCTGATAAAGGATCAAGGCCTCAGTCTCCCAGAAAAGGACCACAAACAGTAAACTCAAGTTCCATCTACTCAATGTATCTTCAGCAAGCAACCCCACCCAAAAACTATCAACAAGCTGTATACAACACCCTAAATAAGTCAGTAAAAGCAG tTTATGGAAAACCTGTTCTACAATCTGGCTCAACTTCTCCATCACCTTTACCATTCCTTCATGGTTCTTTGCCTGCACACCCTTCTTCACAGCCACAGTCTCAGCCTCAGGCTGAGCTCACTGAAAAAGATCAAGAGCTAGAAAATATTCCTTCCTCTGGTGAAAATAGCAATGTAGAAAACATTCCTCGCCCTCTCAGTCCTACCAAGCTTACACCTATTGTCCATTCACCCCTCCGATATCAAAGCGATGCTGATCTTGAAGCTCTTAGAAGAAAATTAGCCAATGCTCCCAGGCCATTAAAGAAGCGTAGTTCTATCACTGAACCTGAAGGACCCAGTGGGCCAAATATACAGAAGTTATTGTATCAGCGTTTTAATACACTTGCTGGAGGAATAGAAAGTGCTCCGTTTTATCAGCCAAGCAATGCACAGGACTTCATAGGCATCTTAGCAGATGTTGATAATGGAAACACTAGTACCAATGGCAATATTGAAGAACCTATTTCTGTGCAACCTACAGTTCCTCTTCCTGATGAACCTCCTCCTTCATCAGATGCCAATGATAATGAATTACCTTCTCCTGCCACTGAAGAATTGATCAGTATTGAAACCACTAACCAAACCTCTGAGACAACTGAAGATAGTAATAATAATCCTGCTATACTCCCTTCCACTGAGCAGCCACCTAGCCCTGTACCTGAGGTTAGTTCCCCAGTAGAAGATGAAGTTCCTGTGCCAccagctgttcctcctcctcttcctcca ACCAAACGTACCAACCTGAAGAAACCTAATTCTGAGAGGACAGGACATGGTTTGAGAGTGAAGTTCAATCCTTTGGCCCTCTTGCTTGATGCTTCTTTGGAGGGAGAATTTGACCTGGTACAAAGGATCATATATGAG GTTGATGATCCCAGCAAACCCAATGATGAAGGAATTACCCCTTTGCATAATGCAGTATGTGCTGGCCATCACCACATTGTAAAGTTCCTGCTTGATTTTGGTGTAAATGTGAATGCAGCAGACAGCGATGGATG GACACCTTTGCATTGCGCAGCTTCTTGCAATAGTGTTCACCTCTGTAAACTACTGGTGGAATCTGGGGCAGCAATTTTTGCTTCAACTATAAGTGATATAGAAACTGCTGCAGACAAGTGTGAAGAGATGGAGGAGGGTTATATTCAGTGTTCCCAGTTCTTGTACG